In Thermus hydrothermalis, a single genomic region encodes these proteins:
- a CDS encoding Mur ligase family protein: MTLKELFAPFGLEAPPQTVRGITLDSRRVAPGFVFVAVPGVPLPHRKPLDGHAFIPEALARGAIAVVGEKDLSLPVPYLKVEDARLALARLARRFYGAPDQALTLLGVTGSKGKSTTASLLHHLLQTGGVEAALLSTVGLKLGGEARPPVGHFTTPEAPEVYAFLREAADLGLKAAVLEVSSHALALKRVEGLFYRVGLFVSFYPDDHLDLHGTAENYFRAKALLVERSEVAVLHTALPHLEALKKRPHLLVGPGGEVRAEGVREEEEGLRFRLQSPWGKGEAFLPLLGAYNVENALMAAGGALLLGLPLEAVLSGLATFPGVPGRMEVVRAHPFRVVIDFAHTGKSLEEALKTLRRTTRGRLLLVVGAAGERDRQRREDIGRVAARLADLTFFTEEDHRTEPLEEILGALAEAARREGGRFLLVPDRKEAIFQAVLEAQEGDTVLLAGKGHERTLERGLEALPWNEREVAEEALRARGL, translated from the coding sequence ATGACCCTAAAGGAGCTCTTCGCCCCCTTCGGCCTAGAGGCCCCGCCCCAGACGGTGCGGGGGATCACCCTGGACTCGAGGCGGGTGGCCCCCGGCTTCGTCTTCGTGGCCGTCCCCGGGGTACCCCTTCCCCACCGCAAGCCCCTGGACGGGCACGCCTTCATCCCCGAGGCCCTGGCCCGGGGGGCCATCGCCGTGGTGGGGGAAAAGGACCTCTCCCTGCCCGTGCCCTACCTCAAGGTGGAGGACGCCCGCCTGGCCCTCGCCCGCCTCGCCCGCCGCTTCTATGGGGCGCCCGACCAGGCCCTCACCCTCCTCGGGGTCACGGGCTCCAAGGGGAAGAGCACCACGGCAAGCCTCCTCCACCACCTCCTCCAGACGGGGGGCGTGGAGGCCGCCCTCCTCTCCACCGTGGGCCTGAAGCTTGGGGGCGAGGCGAGGCCCCCCGTGGGCCACTTCACCACCCCCGAGGCCCCCGAGGTCTACGCCTTCCTGCGGGAGGCCGCCGACCTGGGCCTGAAAGCGGCGGTCCTGGAGGTTTCCAGCCACGCCCTGGCCCTGAAGCGGGTGGAGGGGCTTTTCTACCGGGTAGGGCTTTTCGTGAGCTTTTACCCCGACGACCACCTGGACCTCCACGGCACGGCGGAGAACTACTTCCGGGCCAAGGCCCTCCTGGTGGAGCGCTCGGAGGTGGCGGTACTCCACACCGCCCTCCCCCACCTGGAAGCCCTGAAGAAGCGGCCCCACCTCCTGGTGGGGCCCGGGGGGGAGGTGCGGGCGGAAGGGGTAAGGGAGGAGGAGGAAGGCCTCCGCTTCCGCCTCCAAAGCCCCTGGGGGAAAGGGGAGGCCTTCCTGCCCCTCCTCGGGGCCTACAACGTGGAAAACGCCCTCATGGCGGCGGGAGGAGCCCTTCTTTTGGGGCTTCCCCTGGAAGCGGTCCTCTCGGGGCTTGCCACCTTCCCCGGGGTGCCGGGGCGGATGGAGGTGGTGCGGGCACACCCTTTTCGGGTGGTGATTGACTTCGCCCACACCGGGAAAAGCCTGGAGGAGGCGCTAAAGACCCTGCGGCGCACCACCCGGGGAAGGCTTCTCCTGGTGGTGGGGGCGGCGGGGGAGCGGGACAGGCAAAGGCGGGAGGACATCGGCCGGGTGGCGGCCCGCCTCGCCGACCTCACCTTCTTCACCGAGGAGGACCACCGCACGGAGCCCCTGGAGGAGATCCTAGGGGCCCTGGCGGAGGCGGCCCGGCGGGAAGGGGGGAGGTTCCTCTTGGTGCCAGACCGAAAGGAGGCCATCTTCCAGGCGGTCCTCGAGGCCCAGGAAGGGGACACGGTCCTCCTCGCCGGCAAAGGGCACGAGCGCACCCTGGAAAGGGGCCTAGAGGCCCTCCCCTGGAACGAGCGGGAGGTGGCGGAGGAGGCCCTTAGGGCGCGGGGGCTTTAG
- the trmFO gene encoding methylenetetrahydrofolate--tRNA-(uracil(54)-C(5))-methyltransferase (FADH(2)-oxidizing) TrmFO → MERVNVVGGGLAGSEAAWTLLRLGIPVRLFEMRPKRMTPAHSTGLLAELVCSNSLGGEGMANAKGLLQAEMRLAGSLVMEAAERARVPAGGALAVDREEFGGFITERLSRHPLLELVREEVVEIPEGLTVLATGPLTAEPLAEALKRRFGDHFLSYYDAASPVVLYESIDLSKCFRAGRYGQSADYLNCPMTEEEYRRFYEALVAAEKHQPHDWENLQFFEACVPVEELARRGYQTLLFGPMKPVGLKDPRTGKEPFAVVQLRQEDKAGRLWSLVGFQTGLKWPEQKRLIQMIPGLENAEIVRYGVMHRNTYLNAPRLLKETLEFKGAEGLFAAGVLAGVEGYLESAATGFLAGLNAARRALGLSPVAPPEESLLGGLVRYLATANPEGFQPMYANWGLVPPLEGRMGKKEKREAMFRRGLKAFEDWLAALNPPLPAKAPAP, encoded by the coding sequence ATGGAACGGGTGAACGTGGTGGGCGGGGGCCTTGCGGGAAGCGAGGCCGCCTGGACCCTTTTGCGCTTAGGGATCCCCGTGCGGCTTTTTGAGATGCGCCCGAAGCGCATGACCCCGGCCCACAGCACGGGGCTTCTCGCCGAGCTCGTCTGCTCCAACTCCCTGGGCGGGGAGGGCATGGCCAACGCCAAGGGGCTTTTGCAGGCGGAGATGCGCCTTGCGGGAAGCCTCGTCATGGAGGCGGCGGAAAGGGCCCGGGTCCCCGCCGGGGGGGCCTTGGCCGTGGACCGGGAGGAGTTTGGCGGCTTCATCACGGAAAGGCTTTCCCGCCACCCCTTGTTGGAGCTCGTGCGGGAGGAGGTGGTAGAGATCCCAGAGGGCCTCACCGTCTTGGCCACGGGGCCCCTCACCGCCGAGCCTTTGGCCGAGGCGCTAAAGCGCCGCTTCGGCGACCACTTCCTCTCCTACTACGACGCCGCAAGCCCCGTGGTGCTTTACGAGAGCATTGACCTCAGCAAGTGCTTCCGCGCCGGGCGCTATGGGCAGAGCGCCGACTACCTCAATTGCCCCATGACGGAGGAGGAGTACCGCCGCTTCTACGAGGCCCTGGTGGCGGCGGAGAAGCACCAGCCCCACGACTGGGAAAACCTCCAGTTCTTTGAGGCCTGCGTGCCCGTGGAGGAGCTCGCCCGGAGGGGCTACCAGACCCTGCTCTTTGGGCCCATGAAGCCCGTGGGGCTCAAGGACCCCCGCACGGGGAAGGAGCCTTTCGCCGTGGTGCAACTCCGCCAGGAGGACAAGGCGGGGCGGCTTTGGAGCCTGGTGGGCTTCCAGACGGGGCTCAAGTGGCCCGAGCAGAAGCGCCTCATCCAGATGATTCCGGGCCTGGAGAACGCCGAGATCGTCCGCTACGGGGTGATGCACCGCAACACCTACCTGAACGCCCCGCGGCTTCTCAAGGAGACCCTGGAGTTCAAGGGGGCGGAGGGGCTTTTCGCCGCCGGGGTGCTCGCCGGGGTGGAAGGGTACCTGGAGAGCGCCGCCACGGGCTTTTTGGCGGGGCTCAACGCCGCAAGGCGCGCCCTGGGCCTATCCCCCGTGGCCCCGCCCGAGGAGAGCCTGCTCGGGGGGTTGGTCCGCTACCTGGCCACGGCCAACCCCGAGGGCTTCCAGCCCATGTACGCCAACTGGGGCCTGGTGCCTCCCCTCGAGGGCCGCATGGGGAAGAAGGAAAAGCGGGAGGCCATGTTCCGGCGGGGCCTCAAGGCCTTTGAGGACTGGCTCGCCGCCCTAAACCCCCCTTTGCCCGCTAAAGCCCCCGCGCCCTAA
- a CDS encoding DUF58 domain-containing protein, with protein sequence MTRYRLATKPYLPYPGERLARRKGFGGEFFELRPYAPGDEVRRVHWRAYAKTGRLYTRLETAPERARFRLYLDESESMRLHGKLAYAEEVASLLLRIARQEDPLARLKRGMPGAWGAGRGTLVLLTDGLDPLPWARLLPRRVVLVQVLSPEELQPPFGEAFLRDVETGEALLVGKKEVEAYREALAKHLQALRLLALLRGRYALLRVGEPPLPALLRQGVLELL encoded by the coding sequence ATGACCCGCTACCGCCTCGCCACCAAGCCCTACCTCCCCTACCCCGGGGAGCGGCTTGCCCGGAGGAAGGGCTTTGGAGGGGAGTTCTTTGAGCTTCGCCCCTACGCCCCCGGGGACGAGGTGCGCCGGGTCCACTGGCGGGCCTACGCCAAGACGGGAAGGCTCTACACCCGCCTGGAAACCGCCCCCGAAAGGGCCCGGTTCCGCCTCTACTTGGACGAAAGCGAGAGCATGCGCCTTCACGGGAAGCTGGCCTACGCCGAGGAGGTGGCCTCCCTCCTCCTCCGGATCGCCCGGCAGGAGGACCCTCTGGCCCGCCTAAAGCGGGGGATGCCCGGGGCCTGGGGGGCGGGGAGGGGGACCTTGGTCCTCCTCACGGACGGCCTGGACCCCTTGCCCTGGGCGAGGCTCCTCCCCCGGCGGGTGGTCCTGGTCCAGGTCCTCTCCCCCGAGGAACTCCAGCCGCCCTTCGGGGAAGCCTTCCTAAGGGACGTGGAAACGGGGGAGGCCCTTCTGGTGGGGAAGAAGGAGGTGGAGGCCTACCGGGAAGCCCTGGCGAAGCACCTCCAGGCCCTCCGCCTCCTCGCCCTCCTCCGGGGCAGGTACGCCCTTCTCAGGGTGGGGGAACCGCCCCTGCCCGCCCTCCTACGCCAAGGCGTTTTGGAACTCCTCTAG
- a CDS encoding adenosylcobalamin-dependent ribonucleoside-diphosphate reductase produces the protein MPKPYREEEAYRLALEFFEGDDLRASVFLKRYALRDREGRPLEATPPELWRRLARHAARVDRGMEEAYLWLFQDFRFVPGGRILFGLGNWRKSTLFNCYFLPIREDSVQGIARFLDEAMRTFAYGGGVGTNADVLRPKGAKVGNAGVESSGAVSFMELFSTLAGVMGASGGRRGALMLTFSDTHPELLDFLRAKTDPERTRIRHANLSLRATDAFLEAALADEPWRLSFTTPREEIRAEIRAKEAWEALVEAAWNSAEPGLLFWDRVRTWATAQYGGTEVQGVNVCGEVPMEPYGACNLGSLNLAAFVKAPFTPQASLNYAALEEATRLAVRFLDLVVDLGKNRHPLAAQKEASLRSRRIGLGVMGLADLLAMLGLPYGGDEALRLAEEVMRRIKEAAYEESARLAQEKGPFPAFDAREHLKSPFIQALPEALIQKVEKGLRNAALLSIAPTGSISILAGVTGGIEPIFALTYLRHAGGEVFLAEHPLLKRYRKATKGGIPDWPTAHTVDPFQRVRLQAALQRHVDQSISSTVNLPKETPKEVVERLFLTAWKEGCKGITVFREGSREEVMEPLPPVGVCTFCQPA, from the coding sequence GTGCCCAAGCCCTACCGGGAAGAGGAAGCCTACCGGCTCGCCCTGGAGTTCTTTGAAGGGGACGACCTTCGGGCGAGCGTCTTCCTCAAGCGCTACGCCCTGAGGGACAGGGAGGGGCGGCCCCTCGAGGCCACCCCCCCGGAGCTATGGCGCCGCCTCGCCCGCCACGCCGCCCGGGTGGACCGGGGGATGGAGGAAGCCTACCTTTGGCTCTTCCAGGACTTCCGCTTCGTTCCCGGGGGGAGGATCCTTTTCGGCCTCGGCAACTGGCGGAAAAGCACCCTTTTCAACTGCTACTTCCTCCCCATCCGGGAAGACTCCGTGCAGGGCATCGCCCGCTTCCTGGACGAGGCCATGCGCACCTTCGCCTACGGGGGCGGGGTGGGCACCAACGCCGACGTCCTCCGCCCCAAGGGGGCCAAGGTAGGCAACGCCGGGGTGGAAAGCTCGGGGGCGGTGAGCTTCATGGAGCTCTTCTCCACCCTGGCCGGGGTCATGGGGGCAAGCGGGGGGCGAAGGGGTGCCCTCATGCTCACCTTCTCCGACACCCACCCCGAGCTTCTGGACTTCCTCAGGGCCAAAACCGACCCCGAGCGCACGAGGATCCGCCACGCCAACCTCTCCCTAAGGGCCACGGACGCCTTCCTGGAAGCCGCCCTGGCCGACGAGCCCTGGCGGCTTTCCTTCACCACGCCCAGGGAAGAAATCCGGGCGGAAATCCGGGCCAAGGAGGCCTGGGAAGCCCTGGTGGAGGCCGCCTGGAATAGCGCCGAGCCCGGCCTCCTCTTCTGGGACCGGGTGCGCACCTGGGCCACGGCCCAGTACGGGGGGACGGAGGTGCAAGGCGTCAACGTCTGCGGCGAGGTGCCCATGGAGCCCTACGGGGCCTGCAACCTAGGGAGCCTAAACCTGGCCGCCTTCGTAAAGGCTCCCTTCACCCCCCAAGCCTCCTTGAACTACGCCGCCCTCGAGGAGGCCACCCGGCTTGCGGTGCGCTTTTTGGACTTGGTGGTGGACCTGGGCAAGAACCGCCACCCGCTAGCGGCCCAGAAGGAAGCCTCCCTAAGAAGCCGCCGCATCGGGCTTGGGGTCATGGGCCTCGCCGACCTGCTGGCCATGCTGGGCCTCCCCTACGGCGGGGACGAAGCCCTCCGCCTTGCCGAGGAGGTCATGCGCCGCATCAAGGAGGCGGCCTACGAGGAAAGCGCCCGGCTGGCCCAGGAGAAGGGCCCCTTCCCCGCCTTTGACGCCCGGGAACACCTCAAAAGCCCCTTCATCCAGGCCCTCCCCGAAGCCCTCATCCAGAAGGTGGAAAAGGGCTTAAGGAACGCCGCCCTCCTCTCCATCGCCCCCACGGGCTCCATCTCCATCCTGGCCGGGGTGACGGGCGGCATTGAGCCCATCTTCGCCCTCACCTACCTCCGCCACGCCGGGGGAGAGGTCTTCCTGGCAGAGCACCCCCTCCTTAAACGCTACCGCAAGGCCACAAAAGGCGGCATCCCCGACTGGCCCACGGCGCACACCGTGGACCCTTTCCAAAGGGTGCGCCTCCAGGCCGCCTTGCAACGCCACGTGGACCAAAGCATCTCCTCCACGGTGAACCTGCCCAAGGAAACCCCCAAGGAGGTGGTGGAAAGGCTTTTCCTCACCGCTTGGAAGGAGGGGTGCAAGGGGATCACCGTTTTCCGGGAGGGAAGCCGGGAGGAGGTCATGGAACCCTTGCCCCCCGTGGGGGTCTGCACCTTCTGCCAGCCGGCATGA
- the glpX gene encoding class II fructose-bisphosphatase: MEIERRLVLEVVRVTEQAALAASRFAGKGDKEAVDEAGTEAMRRVLNELPIRGTVVIGEGEMDEAPMLYIGEVLGQGGLEVDIAVDPVEGTTTAAKGLPNAVTVIALSEKGGLFHAPDMYMEKLIVPPPAAGLVDLTWPVSANLKALALALQRSVEDLVIVVLDRPRHERLIREIREAGARVKLISDGDVIAALAAAIRGTGVHAVMGIGGAPEGVLAAAALKCLGGEIQARFVPQNEEERARLRAMGGDEHRVYRTEDLAPGKEIVFAATGITDGDILEGVRFFGGGARTHSIVMGHATRVVRFIDSIHLFETGARVTIRV, encoded by the coding sequence ATGGAAATTGAGCGCAGGCTCGTCCTGGAAGTGGTGCGGGTGACGGAACAGGCGGCCTTGGCGGCAAGCCGCTTCGCCGGCAAGGGGGACAAGGAGGCGGTGGACGAAGCGGGCACCGAGGCCATGCGCCGGGTGCTCAACGAGCTCCCCATCCGGGGCACCGTGGTCATCGGCGAGGGGGAGATGGACGAGGCCCCCATGCTCTACATCGGGGAGGTCCTGGGGCAGGGGGGTTTGGAGGTGGACATCGCCGTGGACCCCGTGGAGGGCACCACCACCGCCGCCAAGGGCCTGCCCAACGCCGTGACCGTCATCGCCCTAAGCGAAAAGGGGGGGCTTTTCCACGCCCCGGATATGTACATGGAAAAGCTCATCGTTCCCCCGCCCGCCGCCGGGCTCGTGGACCTCACCTGGCCCGTTTCCGCCAACCTGAAGGCCTTGGCCCTGGCCCTGCAACGCTCAGTGGAGGACCTGGTCATCGTGGTCCTGGACCGGCCCCGGCACGAAAGGCTCATCCGGGAGATCCGGGAAGCGGGGGCCCGGGTCAAGCTCATCTCCGACGGGGACGTGATCGCCGCCCTGGCCGCCGCCATCCGGGGCACGGGGGTCCACGCCGTCATGGGCATCGGCGGGGCCCCGGAAGGGGTCCTGGCCGCCGCCGCCCTCAAGTGCTTAGGCGGGGAGATCCAGGCCCGCTTCGTGCCCCAGAACGAGGAGGAGCGGGCGCGGCTTAGGGCCATGGGCGGGGACGAGCACCGGGTTTACCGCACGGAGGACCTGGCCCCGGGCAAGGAGATCGTCTTCGCCGCCACGGGCATCACCGACGGGGACATCCTGGAAGGGGTGCGCTTCTTCGGCGGGGGGGCCAGGACCCACTCCATCGTCATGGGCCACGCCACCCGGGTGGTGCGCTTTATTGACTCCATCCACCTCTTTGAAACCGGGGCCCGGGTCACCATCAGGGTCTAA
- the hisIE gene encoding bifunctional phosphoribosyl-AMP cyclohydrolase/phosphoribosyl-ATP diphosphatase HisIE, producing MDLEAVRFDERGLVPVVVQDARTGEVLTLAYANREALEETLRTRRSTFYSRSRQALWRKGETSGHYQEVVEVLLDCDGDAVVYKVLPQGPACHTGERSCFHRPLLRESAAPGLGEVLERVYATIEERLRTLPEGSYVARLHRAGLDRILKKIGEEAGEVILAAKNHDKEELRHEAADLLFHLLLTLAEEGVGLEDLAETLWARHRPQG from the coding sequence ATGGACCTGGAGGCGGTGCGCTTTGACGAAAGGGGCCTGGTCCCGGTGGTGGTCCAGGACGCCCGCACGGGGGAGGTCCTCACCCTGGCCTACGCCAACCGGGAAGCCCTGGAGGAAACCCTAAGGACCAGGCGGAGCACCTTCTATAGCCGAAGCCGCCAAGCCCTCTGGCGCAAGGGGGAGACCTCGGGGCATTACCAGGAGGTGGTGGAGGTCCTCTTGGACTGCGACGGGGACGCCGTGGTCTACAAGGTCCTCCCCCAGGGCCCCGCCTGCCACACGGGGGAAAGGAGTTGCTTCCACCGCCCTCTCCTCCGGGAAAGCGCCGCCCCCGGCCTCGGGGAGGTGCTGGAAAGGGTCTACGCCACCATAGAGGAAAGGCTAAGGACGCTTCCCGAGGGGAGTTACGTGGCGAGGCTCCACCGGGCGGGCCTAGACCGCATCCTGAAGAAGATCGGGGAGGAGGCGGGAGAGGTGATCCTGGCCGCCAAGAACCACGACAAGGAGGAACTGCGCCACGAGGCGGCGGACCTCCTTTTCCACCTCCTCCTCACCCTGGCGGAGGAGGGGGTGGGGTTAGAGGACCTGGCGGAAACCCTCTGGGCCCGGCACCGGCCCCAGGGCTAG
- the hisF gene encoding imidazole glycerol phosphate synthase subunit HisF: protein MGLAKRIVPCLDVHAGRVVKGVNFVNLKDAGDPLEAAQAYDQAGADELVFLDISATHEERAILLDVVAQVAERVFIPLTVGGGVRSLEDARRLLLAGADKVSVNSAAVKRPELIQELADHFGAQAVVLAIDARWRGDFPEVYIAGGRVPTGLHAVEWAVRGAELGAGEILLTSMDRDGTKEGYDLRLTRQVAEAVNVPVIASGGAGKEEHFLEAFQAGAEAALAASVFHFGEIQIPELKRFLAERGVRVRLD from the coding sequence ATGGGCCTCGCCAAGCGCATCGTCCCCTGCCTGGACGTCCACGCCGGCCGGGTGGTCAAAGGGGTGAACTTCGTGAACCTGAAGGACGCCGGAGACCCCCTGGAGGCGGCCCAGGCCTACGACCAGGCGGGGGCGGACGAACTCGTCTTTTTGGACATCTCCGCCACCCACGAGGAGCGGGCCATCCTCCTGGACGTGGTGGCCCAGGTGGCGGAAAGGGTCTTCATCCCCCTCACCGTGGGCGGGGGGGTGCGTTCCTTGGAGGACGCCCGGAGGCTTCTCCTGGCCGGGGCGGACAAGGTGAGCGTGAACTCCGCCGCCGTGAAGCGGCCCGAGCTCATCCAGGAGCTCGCCGACCACTTCGGCGCCCAGGCGGTGGTCCTGGCCATTGACGCCCGGTGGCGGGGGGATTTCCCCGAGGTCTACATCGCGGGGGGGAGGGTGCCCACGGGCCTCCACGCCGTGGAGTGGGCGGTGCGGGGGGCCGAGCTGGGGGCCGGGGAGATCCTCCTCACCAGCATGGACCGGGACGGGACCAAGGAGGGGTACGACCTAAGGCTCACCCGCCAGGTGGCGGAGGCGGTGAACGTGCCCGTGATTGCGAGCGGGGGGGCGGGGAAGGAGGAGCACTTCCTCGAGGCCTTCCAGGCGGGGGCGGAGGCCGCTTTAGCCGCCAGCGTCTTCCACTTCGGCGAGATCCAAATCCCCGAGCTCAAACGCTTCCTGGCGGAAAGGGGCGTGCGGGTGCGGCTAGACTAG
- a CDS encoding deoxynucleoside kinase: MYVAIEGPIGVGKTTLARLLAEALGAEPLLEVVEENPFLPLFYQDRKRYAFKAQVFFLLSRYRQLSRLRERPLFGGVVADYLFDKDAIFASLTLEGPEWDLYLELYRELSPRLPAPDLTLYLRAPVPVLLERIRKRGRPFEADMDPAYLEALSEAYERHFARYPHPLLVLEADQWDYSQEGPDRERVVALVKAHLSLGV, from the coding sequence GTGTACGTGGCCATTGAGGGCCCCATCGGGGTGGGCAAGACCACCCTGGCCCGCCTCCTCGCCGAGGCCCTGGGGGCGGAGCCTCTTTTGGAGGTGGTGGAGGAAAACCCCTTCCTGCCCCTCTTCTACCAGGACAGGAAGCGCTACGCCTTTAAAGCGCAGGTCTTCTTCCTCCTCTCCCGCTACCGGCAGCTTTCCCGCCTGAGGGAAAGGCCCCTCTTCGGCGGGGTGGTGGCGGACTACCTCTTTGACAAGGACGCCATCTTCGCCAGCCTCACCCTGGAAGGCCCCGAGTGGGACCTCTACCTGGAGCTTTACCGGGAGCTTTCCCCCAGGCTTCCCGCCCCCGACCTGACCCTCTACCTAAGGGCCCCGGTTCCCGTGCTCCTGGAGCGCATCCGCAAGCGGGGAAGGCCCTTTGAGGCGGACATGGACCCCGCCTACCTGGAGGCCCTGTCCGAGGCCTACGAGCGCCACTTCGCCCGCTATCCCCATCCCCTCCTGGTCCTCGAGGCGGACCAATGGGACTATTCCCAGGAAGGCCCCGACCGGGAGCGGGTGGTGGCCCTGGTGAAGGCCCATCTTTCCCTTGGGGTATAG
- a CDS encoding aldehyde ferredoxin oxidoreductase family protein, whose translation MPKGYHDRVAFVDLTTGRIWYESYGEGFWRRCLGGRALAAYLLLKHVPKGADPLGPENALVFAPGVLTGTPISGSGRNTVAAKSPLTGGYGDAEGGGFFGAELKNAGLDALVVLGQAESPVYLHVEGGEVAIHPAPHLWGKDPLEVEALLKEAHGGNTRIAQIGLAGENGVLTANVIHDLAHFAGRGGLGAVMGAKRLKAVSARARKETLPPYHDPALLKELARRMAKERMERAAGLVTMGTVGTVKPFNLRGVLPSHNFLDGFLEGAEALDGTSLDALGIRIGRDTCYACAIRCKQVVKIEGTGKYDVRPEYGGPEYEGLGALGSTCGVTDPYAVTKANTLCNQYGLDVIGVGVTIACAMEAVEKGYLDDEGLGLRFGNGDALIAAIEKLARKEGRLGALLALGAKRLAEALGHPELAMHVKGQEVPMHDPRYKRALGVGYALSPTGADHNHNLHDTAFAKEGKALKELRFYGEEFPPLPIEDLSETKIRMLWTKTRERGFVNSLVLCDFVPWTPEEWQEAVYAATGWRLTPEEMLAVGERTLQLTRLFNLREGISPEEDRLPERFFQPFRKGNLEARLDPVAFREGVLAYRRLAGWEEGVDPKRLAALGLEEFQNALA comes from the coding sequence ATGCCCAAGGGATACCATGACCGCGTGGCCTTCGTGGACCTCACCACGGGGCGCATCTGGTACGAAAGCTACGGTGAGGGCTTTTGGCGCCGGTGCCTGGGGGGTAGGGCCCTTGCCGCCTACCTCCTCCTCAAGCACGTGCCCAAGGGGGCGGACCCCCTGGGACCGGAAAACGCCCTCGTCTTCGCCCCCGGGGTCCTCACCGGCACCCCCATCTCCGGCTCGGGGCGGAACACCGTGGCCGCCAAGAGCCCCTTGACCGGCGGGTACGGGGACGCCGAGGGGGGCGGCTTCTTCGGGGCTGAGCTGAAGAACGCCGGGCTGGACGCCCTGGTGGTCTTGGGCCAGGCGGAAAGCCCCGTCTACCTGCACGTGGAAGGGGGGGAGGTGGCCATCCACCCTGCCCCCCACCTTTGGGGCAAGGACCCCTTGGAGGTGGAGGCCCTCCTCAAGGAGGCGCACGGGGGGAATACCCGCATCGCCCAGATCGGCCTGGCGGGGGAGAACGGGGTCCTCACCGCCAACGTGATCCACGACCTGGCCCACTTCGCCGGCCGGGGAGGCTTGGGGGCGGTGATGGGGGCGAAGCGCCTCAAAGCGGTTTCCGCCCGGGCAAGGAAGGAAACCCTTCCCCCCTACCACGACCCCGCCCTCCTCAAGGAGCTTGCCCGGCGCATGGCCAAGGAGCGCATGGAGCGGGCGGCGGGCCTGGTCACCATGGGCACCGTGGGCACGGTGAAGCCCTTTAACCTCCGTGGGGTCCTTCCGAGCCACAACTTCCTGGATGGCTTCTTGGAGGGCGCCGAAGCCCTGGACGGCACCAGCCTGGACGCCCTGGGCATCCGCATCGGCCGGGACACCTGCTACGCCTGCGCCATCCGCTGCAAACAGGTGGTGAAGATTGAGGGCACGGGCAAGTACGACGTGCGCCCGGAATACGGGGGGCCGGAGTACGAGGGGCTTGGGGCCCTGGGCTCCACCTGCGGGGTCACCGACCCCTACGCCGTGACCAAGGCCAACACCCTCTGCAACCAGTACGGCCTGGACGTGATCGGGGTGGGGGTGACCATCGCCTGCGCCATGGAGGCGGTGGAGAAGGGCTATTTGGACGATGAGGGCCTGGGCCTCCGCTTCGGCAACGGGGATGCCCTCATCGCCGCCATTGAAAAGCTCGCCCGCAAGGAGGGGCGGCTTGGGGCCCTTTTGGCCCTAGGGGCGAAGCGCTTGGCGGAGGCCCTTGGCCACCCCGAGCTCGCCATGCACGTGAAGGGGCAGGAGGTGCCCATGCACGACCCCCGGTACAAGCGGGCCCTGGGGGTGGGCTATGCCCTTAGCCCCACGGGGGCGGACCACAACCACAACCTCCACGACACCGCCTTCGCCAAGGAGGGGAAGGCCCTAAAGGAGCTCCGCTTCTACGGGGAGGAGTTCCCGCCCTTGCCCATAGAGGACCTTTCCGAGACCAAGATCCGCATGCTCTGGACCAAGACCCGGGAGCGGGGCTTCGTGAATAGCCTAGTGCTTTGCGACTTCGTGCCCTGGACCCCCGAGGAGTGGCAGGAGGCGGTTTACGCCGCCACGGGCTGGCGCCTTACCCCCGAGGAGATGCTGGCGGTGGGGGAGAGGACCTTGCAGCTCACGCGCCTCTTCAACCTGCGGGAGGGGATCTCCCCGGAGGAGGACCGGCTTCCCGAGCGCTTCTTCCAACCCTTCCGGAAAGGGAACCTCGAGGCCCGGCTGGACCCGGTGGCCTTCCGGGAAGGGGTTTTGGCCTACCGCCGGCTTGCAGGGTGGGAGGAGGGCGTGGACCCCAAGCGGCTTGCCGCCTTGGGCCTAGAGGAGTTCCAAAACGCCTTGGCGTAG
- a CDS encoding deoxynucleoside kinase, whose protein sequence is MYVAIAGNIGSGKSSLTALLAETFGLKPVYEAVSENPYLEDFYRDMGAYAFPSQVFFLARRVRQHLLEVNGSPRVVQDRTLYEDAFVFAQNLYREGYLSERDWRTYLELFHSVAPALRKPDLLIYLRASLPTLRRRIAKRGRPYERGIPDAYLLALNRLYEDLLASWELSPVHVVDGDQVDFVEDERAKEALLDALRPLLRP, encoded by the coding sequence ATGTACGTGGCCATCGCCGGCAACATCGGAAGCGGCAAGAGCTCCCTCACCGCCCTCCTCGCCGAAACCTTCGGGCTCAAGCCCGTGTACGAGGCGGTGAGCGAAAACCCCTACCTGGAGGACTTCTACCGGGACATGGGGGCCTACGCCTTCCCCTCCCAGGTCTTCTTCCTGGCGAGAAGGGTGCGGCAACACCTCCTGGAGGTGAACGGAAGCCCCCGCGTGGTCCAGGACCGCACCCTCTACGAGGACGCCTTCGTCTTCGCCCAAAACCTCTACCGGGAGGGGTACCTCTCCGAGCGGGACTGGCGGACCTACCTGGAGCTCTTCCACAGCGTGGCCCCCGCCCTGCGCAAGCCCGACCTCCTCATCTACCTCCGGGCAAGCCTCCCCACCCTAAGAAGGCGCATTGCGAAGCGGGGCCGCCCCTATGAGCGGGGCATCCCCGATGCCTACCTCCTCGCCCTGAACCGGCTATACGAGGACCTTTTGGCCTCCTGGGAGCTCTCCCCCGTCCACGTGGTGGACGGGGACCAGGTGGACTTCGTGGAGGACGAAAGGGCCAAGGAGGCCCTCCTGGACGCCCTCCGCCCCCTCTTGAGGCCATGA